The Limosilactobacillus panis DNA segment GCTGTTGACGCGAACGGTCAGCGGGTCAGCATTGATAAATCGTACGGTAAGATTACTAACTGCGTAAACGGTGTCTTTGTTAACGAAGACGCCGCATTTGAACAGTTCCTGAAGGACCATCTGACAGTGACCGTCAACAATTCGACTACTAAGCTTTCCTGGCGTGACTACCGGGCGGCCCTACAGAAAGCAAAGCATAATGGAACTGAACCGCCGTTGGTTAACGGAATTCAACTGAATGAGAGTGACATGGCTCACGTTAAGCTTTCAACAGACGCTAATGGACAGTCGCACAACTTCTCAGTAAATGTCGGTGATAATACCGATAGTGCGGTAAAAAGTCCCCACTCAACATTCTTTATTCAGTTCGATACTCTGCTGGACTATAACATGCCGCTTTCATGGACAAAGCCGGGTGATGGTCCTTCAATTTCCTATAATCGTGCCTCAGGGAAGTTTAGTGGCACTGGAACCCAGATCAATAAATCAACATCGAAAGTCTTCCAGGGTGGTGGTAGTGGCTTTACCAACCAAATTGCCTACGAGGCAACCCTTCACTTTGCTGATGTTACCAATACGGATGAAGTTGCATCACTTGACACGGGTCATGGGGTCACTTTTTTTAATGGTGATGGTGAAGAAAGCGCTTTTGGGAGTACAAAGATTACCTTTGACGGCCAATTAGATGCAATCAAGACGCTTGAAAAAGCTGGTTATCAGCTGGTTGGTGCATCCAAGGGAACTTTAACAAGTGGTAAATACACTGGTTCAACCATTTATAATGGCACGGGTGCAATAAGTAACGTAAATTACGGTACATATGGACAGGGGGCCAAGAAGGTTGCCGAGTATACATATGCAACAAGCTTTACCCTCCAGTTTGTTCGTACGGCAACGCTAAAGTCGGTCTCGAAAACGGCCACGCGGACGGTTTACTACAAAGAGGCAAACGCTGGTCAACCTGACCAGGCAAAGTTGGTTGATCTTGCTTCGTCAGTTGATCAGTCCGTTAGCTTCAGTGGTAGTCAATACCAGGACGCACAAGGTAAGCCAGTTGCGGTTCTAACCCTGAAGGACTTCAAAGATGTCCACAAGTTACATGTTAATAAGGGGGATGACAGTGTTTACGTTGTCAACCCTGTAGCGGTACCTGCAGAAGTTAAGTGGCAGCCAAAAGCCGGTGAACGTTCCAAGTTAAATGGGTCAACCATCTTATTTGATGATGAAAACCAGCAGACTATCAAGGATAAGAATGGTAACACCTGGTATATTACGCCGGCAACTAAGAATCAAGGTAAGGAAGAAGTTGTTCCATCAACTACACCGGATAAAACGCACTATTATGTTTACCTGATTTATGATCGTGGCAAACGGGCCCTGCTTCGGTACTACGATGATGACGCTCGAGTATTTTTGGATGACCAAGCAAAGCCAATCAACACTGTCGGTCAAACCGGGGATGCAATTGTCTTTAAGAATGACCAACAAGAATTGAATGACTTGCTTAATAAGCATTACATCTATGTTGGAATTTCCAAGACGAGTGAAAAGAACCAGCAAGACCCGCAGCGGCTAAGTCGGTATTCATTTGGTAACTTTGATAATATTGAAGACAAGACTGCTGCTCCTTCACAAGTCTTCATTGTCCATGTCAAACACGCTCAAAATACAAAAGAAAATACAGTTACTGAGCAGTGGGTCATCCGGTACTTTGATGCCCAGACTGGCCAGGACCTGAGTCAAAAGACCCCGCTTGCCAAAAAAGTTATTCAGTCGGTATCCTAGAAGCAAACCTGGGTCATTGATAAGGTAACCGGAAGAATTCTTGGGTATAACACGACCGGCAACAAGGATAAGAATGGTCAGCTGACTATTGATACGACTGACGCTGCTAAGTCATGGCTACCAGTAAGCAACGATTACCCTGCCGTAATCTCACCTGATTTAACCGGATTTGGCTATGAGAAGGTCCCATCGTTTAACCGACAGCACAATCAGCAGGATGCTGCGGTAGTCGCAAAGAAGGTGGCCCAGCCGAGCGTTCCTGGTGGGGAAGTTGACGTTTATTACTTCCATGTTAACGAGCTACAGAGCCGGACAGTAAAGGTTAACGAGATTATTTACTATCGGTACAAGGATACCGGTAAGGCTGCTGCTCCGGACTTTGTGTAGCAAAACCACTTTCGTTTACTCAAACCGGCCACAAAGACATGGTTACCAATGCTGTTATCTGGGATGGTCAGTGGACACCTGCTCAAGAGTTTAAAGCGGTAATCAGTCCAGAGATCAAGGGCTATACACCTGATAAACCAGTCGTTCAAGTTCAACGCGTTGACCATGACTCAGCCGACCTTGAATTCTTAGTCCTATATTCCAAGAAGGCCCAACCAACACAGCCGACTAAGCCAACAGTGCCGACGCAATCGACTAGACCGACGGCACCAACACAGCCGACGCAACCTACCCAACCAACAAATCCAGCACAACCAGCCCAATTGACGGCACCAACTGAACCACAACCTGACCGCCAGTTACCAAAAACTGGTCGTAAAGGGAACATGGGCATTGTTGCTGGTGTGCTTGCCACAATGTTTGTGGGTAGCCTTGGACTTGGCTTTAAGAAGCGGAAAAATTAAATCCTAATTTCACTAAAGTTAGATAATTAGTTAACAAAAAGACCCAGTTTCTCAAAAACTGGGCCTTTTCAGTACTGGGTTTAAATATTCT contains these protein-coding regions:
- a CDS encoding LPXTG cell wall anchor domain-containing protein, whose protein sequence is MPTQSTRPTAPTQPTQPTQPTNPAQPAQLTAPTEPQPDRQLPKTGRKGNMGIVAGVLATMFVGSLGLGFKKRKN